A single window of Paenibacillus sp. FSL H8-0537 DNA harbors:
- a CDS encoding phage holin family protein, which translates to MSFLGHVVRFIVAALVLMLVGLLVPQFSVGGFWSALMLAIVIAVLGWIIEAIFGKKVTPFGRGIVGFIASVVVIWIAQFIVSGVSVTWLGAILAALVIGIIDLFIPVSTPYEAGRSDHDRRSSDH; encoded by the coding sequence ATGAGCTTTCTAGGGCATGTCGTTCGGTTCATCGTAGCAGCTCTTGTGTTAATGCTTGTGGGCTTGCTTGTGCCACAATTCAGCGTAGGCGGTTTTTGGAGCGCTTTAATGCTGGCTATCGTCATTGCCGTGCTGGGCTGGATTATCGAAGCGATTTTTGGCAAAAAGGTTACACCGTTTGGACGGGGCATCGTCGGCTTCATCGCCAGCGTCGTCGTCATCTGGATCGCCCAATTCATCGTCAGCGGCGTTTCAGTCACTTGGCTCGGTGCCATTCTGGCTGCGCTCGTTATCGGGATTATCGACTTGTTCATTCCCGTCAGCACGCCATATGAAGCCGGACGCTCCGATCACGACCGCCGCAGCAGCGACCATTAA
- a CDS encoding SDR family oxidoreductase, with translation MSLLNGRVAMVSGAGSGLGRAASLSFAKEGAEVVLLGRRLNKLEETFEAIKKATGREALVIPTDITNEQQIKQAVTLAVDKWGKIDILLNNAAVLESGHVIELTSENWHTQVATNLTGPFYLSRAVIPFMRKERYGRIINITSGLSWNGAGGYGAYSAAKAGLESLTRTLADEEHEYGILINLYNPGTLRTEMHATGKDPAVVTPDLLRLASLPRGGPTGSTVSYG, from the coding sequence ATGAGCCTTTTAAATGGGCGTGTGGCAATGGTAAGCGGCGCAGGCAGCGGGCTCGGAAGAGCCGCTTCTCTATCGTTCGCAAAAGAAGGCGCAGAGGTCGTACTGCTTGGCCGTCGTTTGAACAAGCTCGAAGAAACCTTTGAGGCGATAAAGAAAGCTACCGGACGGGAAGCGCTTGTTATACCTACGGATATCACCAACGAACAGCAAATAAAGCAAGCGGTAACTCTAGCTGTCGACAAATGGGGTAAAATTGACATTTTACTCAATAATGCCGCTGTGCTGGAGTCTGGCCATGTCATTGAGCTGACTTCAGAAAACTGGCATACGCAGGTCGCTACCAATTTGACAGGACCCTTTTATTTATCCAGAGCTGTCATTCCCTTTATGCGCAAAGAACGCTATGGACGCATCATTAATATTACGTCGGGCCTTTCCTGGAACGGTGCCGGAGGATATGGCGCCTACAGTGCAGCCAAAGCTGGCCTTGAGTCGCTAACCCGGACTCTAGCTGATGAAGAACATGAATATGGCATTCTCATTAATTTATACAACCCTGGCACGCTTCGCACCGAAATGCATGCCACGGGCAAGGACCCGGCAGTTGTCACACCCGATTTGCTGCGGCTCGCAAGCCTGCCTCGCGGCGGGCCAACAGGCAGTACGGTCAGCTATGGTTAA
- a CDS encoding cytochrome C oxidase subunit II encodes MKKWIFLAAVMCLVAIIAACGTSGGASEAGGVIDTDASAAEVIVKAKSWEFEQTEYKIKQGEAVNLKLESTDGVHGIQVTKTDITIPNNKSKTISLKAGEYTIVCNVPCGTGHTKMQAKLIVE; translated from the coding sequence ATGAAAAAGTGGATTTTTCTTGCTGCCGTGATGTGCCTTGTTGCAATCATTGCCGCATGCGGGACAAGCGGGGGAGCAAGCGAAGCGGGCGGCGTTATAGATACAGATGCCAGTGCCGCCGAAGTCATTGTCAAAGCAAAGAGCTGGGAATTTGAGCAAACCGAATATAAGATCAAGCAGGGCGAGGCCGTTAACCTTAAGCTTGAATCAACGGATGGCGTCCATGGCATCCAAGTTACCAAAACCGATATTACGATTCCAAACAATAAATCCAAAACCATTTCGCTAAAAGCTGGCGAATACACAATCGTATGCAACGTGCCGTGTGGTACAGGCCATACTAAAATGCAAGCGAAGCTTATTGTTGAATAA